The Methanocella arvoryzae MRE50 DNA window CTGGCGAGCCGAAAAAGCTGGTGCTGTTCGAGAATGCCGATCACGGGATCAGCCAGAATAGAAAAGAAATGTATGATCTGATCCGTAACTGGTTCCTGGAGAATCTATGATCAGTCCGTCTTATCGTTCCCGTTCAGATTTTTGTGGTTGTTCTCGTAGACGATGCAGCCCGGGCATTCGTCCTTGAACGCCTCGGTATCCCGGTGCTCTTCCTTGTCCGCCTCGAACACCCTCATCGCCTGGGCGAGGGCTGCGGTATTTGACAGCGCGCTGGCCAGAAGGATGGTTTCGAACACTTTCTCTTCAGGGATGCCTTTTCGCCTGGCGACTCTCAGGTGCATCTTCAGGCAGTGGTCGCACTTCAGGGCGGTTGCAACACCAATAGTTATAAGCTCTACCGTCGTCTCGTCGAGGTGCTCTGGATTGCGGAGCACTGCATCGTCGTAGATGATCTTGGGGAGCAGCACGTTCGGCCTGTCGCTCATCGCCTTGAGGATGAACGGGACTTCACCATAGTCGTCCTCGATGTTCTTGAGCAGTTCCTGTACTGCGTCGTCAGGCTCTTTTCCGAAGATTCCCTTTAGCGTGTTTTCGAACTTCACCCTTATCCCTGCTATGAAAATGATAGTGTAGTTATCCGTCCAGGAGTATTTATAGTAACCGGAACACACGGGCGGAATGCTTTTGTGTCCGGACTGACACATTCCTACCGATGACGCTACAGCGGCTAATGCCCTTTATCTCGATGTTCATCTACTCCCTCATCATCGTCGTCGCCAGCCTCCTGCTGGCAGGCCTCTACATCATCCTGACCGGGGGAGGAAACCTAATCGTAGCCCTTTCGAACCTGTTATTCATCGAGAGCGGCATCATACTCCTGATCGGCGCCTCAATAGAGTTCTTCCATCTCGCAGGCCGGGACGATCGGGTGGTTGTGTCTACTAAGGTCCTCTTTCCCATAAGAGCCGGCGAGAGTAAGGCTGATGCCCATAACGTTGAGTTACACAACCCGGGGTGGCTGCTTATTTTTCTTGGAGCGCTGCTCTTCGCATACTCACTTACTTTAGTCCTGCTTTTCGCAAAATAGGGTGGTGCTTACAGGACTATTTCAAAAAGTATAAATCCTTATATCAGGATGTTTAATCTATGCTCGGCCGTACTACCTCGATTCTCATCGCGGTGTTCGTCTTCCTGGCTCTGACAGCTCCGGCTGCCACTGCAGATCAAAACATACCTTTGCCACAGACAGAGGAATTTTTATACAAGGACAAGCAACGGCCGGTTATCATCCACCTGCTCGTGATCAACACGACTGACAAGCCACTCAGCAACGTCTTCCCGCCGGAGAATTCCCAGAACCTCAAGTGGGTACGCCTGTTCTACAGCTATGAGAATACCGGTGATTCGCAGGTCAAGGCCTTCATCAAGGTCATCTTTGTGGATAGCAATGGCAATCAGTACCAGAACGATAATGATGAGTACACTGGTGAATCTGTCCTGCCTCATACTATCACAGACCCCATGTTTATCGAAGTGCCGGTGCCTAAGAATGCCGAGATCACCCAGTTCATCATCCGTCAGGGCTTCTACGAGACTGTTTACCAGATTCCCAGGGTTACGGCAACTCCGACACCCTCCTTACAGATAACGCCCACTGCTGCAGGCACTCCCACGACTGATGCAGGCAACCGGGGCTTCGACGGGTGCCTGCCCTTCATTCCCTTCGCTATGGCAGGAGGCCTGGCGGCGGCAGGAATGGTTATCAACCGCGGTGGATTCCGCAGAAGATAACTATTATATCTTTACTCGGTTTTTCAACTGTTGTCCGATCAAGTCGTCGTGCGTATACTATAGCATATCCTCGTATGAACGTTGTCAAACGCTGTGCTGTGCCTCACTTGATAGTACAGGCTCCTCGAGAAAGCAAAACGAACGCTGCGCTGTGCAAAACCTCACAGATTTCACGGATTGAAACAGAATCCACAGATTTCTAATTGATAGCACAGATTACGATTGATTTCACAGATAACTAAAAATATTCTGATCGATTGTCTTGCGATTGCCATCGGTGATCGATTATTATTATAGTATTCCTTCTGTGATATCGTGTAGTAATCTGTGGATTCAGCAGAGGGAATCTGTGGAATCAGTCAGAATCTGTGGCATCTGTGTGGATTGGCACAGCGCAGCGTTCGTCTTGCAATCTCACCACATAAGAGCAATTAGAGAATGCACAGCGAAGCATTCGTCTTCTAGATCGTCTTCCAGGACGCCTGCATGCGCTGACTTTTAAAAGGCTAACATCTGGGCACAGACACATGTCCAGAAAGTTCCAGGAGCGACAATAAATAGAAGAACAGGCCACAGCGCTCGTGGCCTTCAATCTTCTTATATAACGAACCCGGTCTCTGACTTTGGCAGAATTCTCAGGATGATGTAATCCTTCATCCTCGAGCGGTAGAGTTTCGCTACCTCGCGCATGTAGATTCCCTCGTCGAATTTGACGTTGAGGATGCGCTCTGCGTACTCGTCGTAGGGTACCTTGATGCGGCAGCCGTTGAGCTGCAGCGTGATCGGCGTCGGGGCCAGCGACTCCGGAATGTCCGGGATCTGCTTTTCAATCTCGTGCATCACCCTTGGCGGGCTGACGCTGAGGGGGTCCTTATCCAGTTCTGCCCTGCGCTCGTCCAGGACTTTGCCAGTGGCATCCACCAGCCTGTCCAGGATCGCCAGCTCGTCTTTCTGCCTGGTCCTGTGCATCACTCTGCCGAGGCCTCCGATGTAGGCGACGCATCCCGGTACCTCGACTACGTCCATATTCGGGCCTCCGGTCACCACGATCGGTACTTCGATGTCCCGGAAGAGTTTGGTCTTCTCCTTGATGCACTCCCGGAAATTGCCGTACGTGAAGACTGCGCAGTCATGCTCGTTGATCAGGTCGATTTCAGTCGCCTTGAGCTGTGCCACGCGCTTGCCCACGCCTCTGGCCAGGCCTATCATGTTTGTCTTGGAGCCCGCCCTGCGGAGATATTCCGCAATGTCGCAGGCTAAGTGGGGCAAGTGCTGGTAAGCCAGCGTTGGCGTGACCACGGCTATCTCGGCGCCGGCGAGAGGTGCTTTGGTGAGCTTGCCCAGCAGTTCTTTTGCCTTGGCCTCGATCAGCGGCAGGTCTGCGTTAGGCACCAGCATGACTACGATGACGTCCAGCTGGAGCACGTTTTTCTGCAGGATGTAGCCGCCGAGGTCTTCGACCAGCTCGATCATCTGCTCGTGCTTATATATGCCACCCTGGAAGATCAGTGGTTCCATGCCCGGTCAGTCCTCCTTATCATGTTTGATCTCTTCTCTTATGCGGTGGCAGACGTTCATCCACTCGGGCTTTATCGGGTCTTCGGAGGCGATGAAGGCGAGCATATGTTCTGAAATGTAATGTTTGCGCACCCTGAATCCCTCCGGCGCTATCCTGATCAGCGCGTCGATCACGGCTTTCTTGAGCTCGTCCTTGGGGTCGTAGACCACGATGGAGGAGATCTCGTCGTGCTGGCGGGCGTAGTCGCCGTCTACGGGGACGATGACCGACGTTCTGTCGGTGGGGATGATCCGGTCGCGGCCGTACTTGAGGTAGAGCTTTCCGACAGCCGTGGAAGCATACTGTTCTTCCCTGACCGATACCATGATGCCTTCGTTGACGCTGTTGATGTCGGCTACGTCTCCGAGGGTGATGGTCGGCAGGCCCTGCCTGAATATGCCTACAATGATGAAGACAGGCTCTTTAGGATCTATGTAGACTCGCAGGCGGCCGATTGCCCGTACTAAGTTCAGGTCTGTGAGCACGTCCCTGATGACGCCCTCGTACTTCTGAGCGCCTTCCTCGTCAAGGCATTCGACTTTGAAGACTTCGAGAGGCTCCATTATGTCAGTGTTCATCCTGCGCCTCCTCACTCCCTCCCCTTAGCCCGGAGACGAGGAGGGCGGCGCCTACCGCGCCGATGTGCTGGGAGTAAGGCGGGACGATGACGTCCATCTTCAGCAGGTCGCCCATTGCCTTGACGAGGCCGATGTTAAGCGAAGATCCTCCCACCATGATCACCGGCTTCTTTACCTCTATCTCCTGCAGCTGCTGCTCGAAAACCTGCTCTGCAACGCTGTAGCAGGCTGCTGCGGCCACGTCTTCTCTGGCGTTGCCCTTGGACAGCGAGTTGATCAGGCTCTGGGTGCCGAAGACGATACAGTAGCTGTTCATGGTTACTTTTGAGTGGTCGCCCTTGACGGCCAGTGCTCCCATGTCTCCGATCTCTACGCCCAGCCTGTTGGCGGACTGCTCGAGGAACCTGCCGGATGCGCCTGCGCAAATGCCGCCCATCGTGAAGCTGCCGGGGATGCCGTCCTGGACTGAGATGGCCTTGTTGTCCATGCCGCCGATGTCGATGACCGTGGCCGGACCCTTCTGTTTTCCGGCCAGGTAGACGGCGCCTTTGGAGTTGACCGTCAGCTCTTCCTGCACGAGGTCGGCGTTGTAGTGCTTGCCGATCAGGAACCTGCCGTAGCCGGTGGTGCCGATGCCTTCCAGATCTTCTCTCTTGACGCCGGCTTCTGCCAGCGCCTTGCTGAAGGCTTCCTCGGCGCTCTTGAGGACGTCGGTGGACTTGACCCAGCCCGTGCCGATAATTTTGTTGTCCCTCATGATGACGGCCTTGGTGGTGCTCGATCCAGAGTCTATGCCCGCGGTCAGGCCGGACTGCTCTTCTCTGGCGAGCAGGCTGCGGCGGAGCGCAGTGGTCGACAGGGCTTCCATTCTCGTGAGAAGCGTCTCGTGGGAAGTCCTCTCGGTGAAAGAATAGCTGATGACCGGTAAGCCGGACTGCTGGTGAATGTAGTCTCTCAGGGCGTTCCTGACGATGGCGCCTTCGGCGCACCGGAAGCAGGTCGTGATGAAGACGGCGTCTGCCTTGGTATCGCCTTTGACGATGCTCTTCGCCCTGGCGATCATCAGGCGCAGGTCCGGACTGGCCACCTGCAGGCCGAACGCGTTGGCGTTCTCTTTCACGTTGCCGATCTCTACCTCGGGGAAGACGATCTGGGCCTGGACCTGCTCTGCGGCCTTCTCGATCTCAGATTGCACGCCGCTGTGCTCCGAGCCGCAGGTGAGGTGGGCTATGCGTATCTTTCTCACTGGCTTCCCTCCGCATCAGGCGCTTGTTCTTTTGTAAGCTTACGAAGGAACTCGTTTACGTATAACACGAAGTTTTTCGCCTCGTTCTCATTTTTGGGGTACTGCAGTTCCAGGACTGGCACACCCTTCTTTCTTACCACGTACTTCAGCAGTTCGTTCGTCCGGGCGCAGCCCATACATCCGAACATGTATTCTGCATCCTCTACAATGATGGCTGCCTCGGCCTGCTCGATCAGCGGGTCCATGAGGGCCATGCGGCCCCTGACGCCCGAGGGGATCTCGATGGCGGCGTATTTCAGGCCTTTCTTCGGGTCGTCCGGCGTCATGTTCATGGGAGGGGAGTCCAGACTGGGGCTGGTCACCTTCTTGCGGACCTCGCTCATGAGCGTCAGCGGCTCGTGGCCGAAGCGCTCGACAAGATCTGCTAATATGAGGCTGTTAGGGGGATAGATGAATATTTTCATTGCGCATCTCCTTCTGCGATAGTAGAATTAATGATTTCCTTGAACCTGTCAACGTCAATATTTTTAGGCCTCGGCTGGGGTACGGGCGTGAAACCTCTCTCTACGAGTACCAGTCCTTTGGCGATATCCGGCAGGATGTCCAGCTCCTCTTTCAGCTGGTGGAAGCCCGGCCTGGGGCCTCCTCCCCTGTTAGCCCGGCAACGCCTTTTGTCGCCCGACGGGTAACCTCGCTCCTTGATGAATATCTTGTGAGGGTGTTCGTTCCGGAGCTCTTCGGCCAGCCGGTTTACCTCGCTTCTCTTTCCGGTTATCATTAGCCCGTAGCAGGTTTCCTTGATTACAACGTCGCTCGTAATCTTGTAAGCGCTGATCGCCACCTCTGCAGGCAGCAGCGAATCAGATATGACCACCATTTTTGTTATGACATCTTCCTGCTGTCCTTCACTCGCCATCACCGCACCTCCGTGAAATAGACGGTCTCCTTCTCCTTAGTTTTCCTCAGCTTTTCCATGTTCAGCACCCTGCCGATGATGTTGGTGGAGGTGTATTTCTCCCCTGTCGGGCCGAACTTGCTGCTGTCTCCGAACCTCACGCCCACCATGCCTGCATACCGGGCAGCCATGTTGGTCATACCGATCTCGCCTGCCGCCACGATCGAGCCCTCTTCCGGCTTGTTCTCCGGTATAAGCTCGCCGACGTGTACTGTCTTGCCCTTGAAGAGCAGCGTATCCTCGTACTTGAAGAACACGTTGAGCGATCCCACGTGCTGCTCTTTCAACCCCGACGCCCGGCGGAAGTATTCTACCGACTGGGGGGCTCTGTCATCGTATAATTCGATCTCAACAAGGCCGTCCCTTGGAATCGCTGTGATTTTGACGCTGCCCGAGCTGACGATCTCCATTGTAGTCCGCGGCGTCTGGTCGACGACTACTGCATCTTCGCCCTGGTGGCCGGCTTTCTCGTACCTGATGCCCCGCCGTGTCAGAAATTCTTCGGCGGCTTTAAGATCCATGCCCAGCACACTAAGGCGGTCGGGCACAGTCGTGACAGCGATGCGCTGGCCGGGGCTGACGATCTTCACCAGTTCGATGCCGTTGATCACTCTGCCGACGATCGAGTGATAGATGCTCGATGTCAGGTCTGCTCTGGAAATGTAGATCCGGCCTTTGCCGCTGCCGTCTGTCCGGATGCTTACCGCGCCTTCGCTCCTGGCCCCGAGGTTTTCGTACGGGCAGACCTCTCCCAGCATGACGTCGCTGGATATGAACGTGCTGGCGGCAAAGTCCACCGGGAATGTCCCGTCCTTGACCGCCGCGTAGAAATGCTCTGCTCCGTCTTTGGCTTTAGGCATCATTTCTACCTGCAGGGCAGTGTGTATCTCCATGCCCTCCTCCACCGGCATCGAAGTATCCGTCGTGACAGTCTTGTTGGCGAACTTCTCCAGCTTCACGACCGGCTCGATGGACTTGATGCTGTCGTCCTGACCCAGGCTTGCCAGCACCTTTTTGCCCGAGATGATCTTCCCGAAAGCTCCGCCACCCCTGACACCGTAGTCAGAAGTGTGGTCTGCTTTAGAGATGATTAGATAAGTGTTCTTTGCATCGTAGCCGCCAGTACCAAAGGACACGTCCCAGCGCCGGTATTCCGTCTCTGTCTTGCCGGCTGGCACTCCTGTCGGGGCCGGTCCGAAGGCTATTGCATAGCCTGTTGTCCACTTGGTTTCCGTGCCTGCGAACTTGCTGTAGCTGTCGAGCCAGGCCTGCTTGAGCGCTCCTCCGGTCAGCTCTAACCGTATCTCGCCCCGGGTTGTCAGTATCTTGAACTCAGTGGCTACTTCTTTCCGGGCTTCTTCCCTGCCGCTGATGATACCTATGACTGTGCCCGGGTGATGGCTGACACCTGCCGCCGCCAGCGCGTCGGCTACAGTTGCTCCCTCTCGGACCGCAACCTTTTTCCCGTCGACATCTACGACATATTTTACGCTCAAAGTACCCTCTTCTCCAGACTAAAATGATATATCAGCTCAAATACTTTCTTTTTAGCGAAATAAAAGAAAACACTTCCTCTGCCAGTATAAAGAGATGGGCCTTACTGGCCCTGCGCCATAATCTGACGCTCCTGCTCTGTGACCTTTGAGAGCACCGTTTCAACATCACCGATGTCGACGATCTTGCCTGCGCGCATCAGCATGACGCGGTCGCAGACCATGCGGACGAACTCCATGTCGTGGGAGACGATGACGAACGTCTCTCCGATCTCGTCTCTCGAAGACAGGATCGAGTTAGCCACATCGCGCTTGGTGAACGGGTCCATGGTGCCCGTCGGCTCGTCTAAGACGACGATGCGGGGCTCCCTGATCAGCACCTGTGCCAGCGCTACCCTGTGGCGTTCGCCCTCTGACAGCTCGTGCGGATACTGGGGCAGGACGTCTGCGCTCTTCTCCTCGCTGAAGCCGGCGATCTGCAGGGTGTGAATCGCCTTCCGTTCCGCCAGCTCAGCCGGGAAGTCCAGGCCGATCGCGTCGGTCAGGTTGTCCACGACAGTCCTGTGCGGATACAGGTCATATTCCTGGTGCAGCAGGCCTACGTACTGTTTTGCCCTGCCTCTGGCATAGTAGCCAGGCTCCAGCATGTTGACCCAGTCGTCTCCGATCCTCACTTCGCAGATGCCGTGAGTCTCTTCGAGATTGCCGGTGATCGCGTTGGACAGGGATGTCTTGCCGGCGCCGCTGACGCCGACCACGCCGAAAATCTCTCCTTCTTTTACCTCGAAGCTTATCTTGTTAATAGCTTTGATAATGCCCCGGTCGATGGAGAGGTAAATTTTCTCCAGGTCCTGTACCCTGATGATCGGCTCGCCGGCCGTGAACTCTTTCTTCTCCACCGTCTTCGAAAACTTCATGAACTCCTTGATCACGTCGTCCGGAGCGCCGTCCATCTTGATCTCGCCGTTGTCTAAGAGGATGGCTCTGGTGGCCATGTCTTTGATGGTTTCCTGGAAGTGCGAGGTGATGAGCACAGTCATGTTATGGTCTTTTGCCGCCTGGACGATGCCGTTATGGACGATCCCCGCAGTCTTGGGGTCGAGCGTACCGGTAGGCTCGTCTGCCAGCAGCATCATAGGCTCTTTGGCCAGTTGTCTGGCCAGGACCACACGCTGCTTTTCGCCACCCGACAGGTCTCTGGCGATGTGCATCATGCGATGGGACAGCTTCACCTGATCGATCAGGTCTGCAGCCCGCTGGACAAGCTGGCTCTGGGTGTGATCTTTAGAGTAGTTCACGTCCTCCAGCGCCCTCATCACGTTCTCGATGACGCGGTCGTCGCCGTACAGGGCAAAGGTACGCTGGATCATGATGGCGATCCTCGTAGAAATGTTCCTGCGGTCCCTGTCTG harbors:
- a CDS encoding carboxymuconolactone decarboxylase family protein is translated as MKFENTLKGIFGKEPDDAVQELLKNIEDDYGEVPFILKAMSDRPNVLLPKIIYDDAVLRNPEHLDETTVELITIGVATALKCDHCLKMHLRVARRKGIPEEKVFETILLASALSNTAALAQAMRVFEADKEEHRDTEAFKDECPGCIVYENNHKNLNGNDKTD
- a CDS encoding methanogenesis marker 7 protein, which produces MEPLIFQGGIYKHEQMIELVEDLGGYILQKNVLQLDVIVVMLVPNADLPLIEAKAKELLGKLTKAPLAGAEIAVVTPTLAYQHLPHLACDIAEYLRRAGSKTNMIGLARGVGKRVAQLKATEIDLINEHDCAVFTYGNFRECIKEKTKLFRDIEVPIVVTGGPNMDVVEVPGCVAYIGGLGRVMHRTRQKDELAILDRLVDATGKVLDERRAELDKDPLSVSPPRVMHEIEKQIPDIPESLAPTPITLQLNGCRIKVPYDEYAERILNVKFDEGIYMREVAKLYRSRMKDYIILRILPKSETGFVI
- a CDS encoding methanogenesis marker 17 protein, whose product is MNTDIMEPLEVFKVECLDEEGAQKYEGVIRDVLTDLNLVRAIGRLRVYIDPKEPVFIIVGIFRQGLPTITLGDVADINSVNEGIMVSVREEQYASTAVGKLYLKYGRDRIIPTDRTSVIVPVDGDYARQHDEISSIVVYDPKDELKKAVIDALIRIAPEGFRVRKHYISEHMLAFIASEDPIKPEWMNVCHRIREEIKHDKED
- a CDS encoding methanogenesis marker 15 protein, whose amino-acid sequence is MRKIRIAHLTCGSEHSGVQSEIEKAAEQVQAQIVFPEVEIGNVKENANAFGLQVASPDLRLMIARAKSIVKGDTKADAVFITTCFRCAEGAIVRNALRDYIHQQSGLPVISYSFTERTSHETLLTRMEALSTTALRRSLLAREEQSGLTAGIDSGSSTTKAVIMRDNKIIGTGWVKSTDVLKSAEEAFSKALAEAGVKREDLEGIGTTGYGRFLIGKHYNADLVQEELTVNSKGAVYLAGKQKGPATVIDIGGMDNKAISVQDGIPGSFTMGGICAGASGRFLEQSANRLGVEIGDMGALAVKGDHSKVTMNSYCIVFGTQSLINSLSKGNAREDVAAAACYSVAEQVFEQQLQEIEVKKPVIMVGGSSLNIGLVKAMGDLLKMDVIVPPYSQHIGAVGAALLVSGLRGGSEEAQDEH
- a CDS encoding methanogenesis marker 5 protein — translated: MKIFIYPPNSLILADLVERFGHEPLTLMSEVRKKVTSPSLDSPPMNMTPDDPKKGLKYAAIEIPSGVRGRMALMDPLIEQAEAAIIVEDAEYMFGCMGCARTNELLKYVVRKKGVPVLELQYPKNENEAKNFVLYVNEFLRKLTKEQAPDAEGSQ
- a CDS encoding methanogenesis marker 6 protein; the protein is MASEGQQEDVITKMVVISDSLLPAEVAISAYKITSDVVIKETCYGLMITGKRSEVNRLAEELRNEHPHKIFIKERGYPSGDKRRCRANRGGGPRPGFHQLKEELDILPDIAKGLVLVERGFTPVPQPRPKNIDVDRFKEIINSTIAEGDAQ
- the mmp3 gene encoding methyl-coenzyme M reductase-associated protein Mmp3, which produces MSVKYVVDVDGKKVAVREGATVADALAAAGVSHHPGTVIGIISGREEARKEVATEFKILTTRGEIRLELTGGALKQAWLDSYSKFAGTETKWTTGYAIAFGPAPTGVPAGKTETEYRRWDVSFGTGGYDAKNTYLIISKADHTSDYGVRGGGAFGKIISGKKVLASLGQDDSIKSIEPVVKLEKFANKTVTTDTSMPVEEGMEIHTALQVEMMPKAKDGAEHFYAAVKDGTFPVDFAASTFISSDVMLGEVCPYENLGARSEGAVSIRTDGSGKGRIYISRADLTSSIYHSIVGRVINGIELVKIVSPGQRIAVTTVPDRLSVLGMDLKAAEEFLTRRGIRYEKAGHQGEDAVVVDQTPRTTMEIVSSGSVKITAIPRDGLVEIELYDDRAPQSVEYFRRASGLKEQHVGSLNVFFKYEDTLLFKGKTVHVGELIPENKPEEGSIVAAGEIGMTNMAARYAGMVGVRFGDSSKFGPTGEKYTSTNIIGRVLNMEKLRKTKEKETVYFTEVR
- the atwA gene encoding methyl coenzyme M reductase system, component A2 — encoded protein: MTAFIEVKNLNVKYGDKSVLKNINLTINEGEVLGIIGRSGAGKTILLHVIRGLDEDIPASGSIVFHLASCENCGYANPPSWTGKACPKCGGMMKARDIDTLSPDMTDRDRRNISTRIAIMIQRTFALYGDDRVIENVMRALEDVNYSKDHTQSQLVQRAADLIDQVKLSHRMMHIARDLSGGEKQRVVLARQLAKEPMMLLADEPTGTLDPKTAGIVHNGIVQAAKDHNMTVLITSHFQETIKDMATRAILLDNGEIKMDGAPDDVIKEFMKFSKTVEKKEFTAGEPIIRVQDLEKIYLSIDRGIIKAINKISFEVKEGEIFGVVGVSGAGKTSLSNAITGNLEETHGICEVRIGDDWVNMLEPGYYARGRAKQYVGLLHQEYDLYPHRTVVDNLTDAIGLDFPAELAERKAIHTLQIAGFSEEKSADVLPQYPHELSEGERHRVALAQVLIREPRIVVLDEPTGTMDPFTKRDVANSILSSRDEIGETFVIVSHDMEFVRMVCDRVMLMRAGKIVDIGDVETVLSKVTEQERQIMAQGQ